The Saxibacter everestensis genome has a window encoding:
- a CDS encoding helix-turn-helix domain-containing protein, whose product MTVDTESLARAIGARVKQERQSRRWTLDQLAAAAGVSRRMVVNVEQGSVNPSVGTLLRLSDALGVGLPALVEPPAPKPVRVTRRGEGATLWTGESGGRGVLVAGTTSPDVVELWDWTLEPGESHASEPHSEGTRELLQVLDGGIVVEVAGQSYSLDTGDALTFPGDVAHAYINPDDQPARFSLTVFEPGVGTAHRTEPPNA is encoded by the coding sequence ATGACTGTGGATACAGAGTCGCTTGCGCGAGCGATCGGTGCGCGTGTGAAGCAAGAACGACAATCCAGGCGATGGACGCTCGATCAGCTCGCCGCCGCGGCTGGCGTGAGCCGTCGGATGGTAGTCAACGTCGAGCAGGGGTCGGTCAACCCGAGTGTCGGCACGCTGCTGCGACTGAGCGATGCGCTCGGCGTCGGTTTGCCGGCTCTGGTGGAGCCACCCGCTCCGAAACCGGTCAGGGTAACCCGTCGTGGTGAGGGCGCCACACTGTGGACTGGTGAGTCCGGCGGGCGCGGGGTACTTGTCGCAGGTACGACTTCGCCTGATGTTGTCGAGCTGTGGGACTGGACCCTGGAACCGGGTGAGAGCCACGCCAGCGAACCCCATTCGGAAGGCACCAGGGAATTGTTGCAAGTTCTCGATGGCGGCATCGTCGTCGAAGTCGCCGGACAGTCGTACTCGCTCGATACCGGTGACGCGCTCACGTTCCCAGGTGATGTCGCGCATGCCTACATCAACCCGGATGATCAGCCTGCCCGGTTCTCGCTCACGGTCTTCGAGCCCGGAGTGGGAACGGCACACCGAACGGAGCCCCCGAATGCCTGA
- a CDS encoding B3/B4 domain-containing protein, with amino-acid sequence MPEKPSSAEQFLVDAQVDEAVFQLCPTYRTMLIVAEGLTPAPSNEVSDELVDAAEAHAKKLLAERPVEEIAHVAAWRDAYRAFGAKPQRTRNSLESLLRRAETGLPRVNALTDIYNAISVLHQVPLGGEDLAYYQGPARLVRAAGNEDFDVVANGVEMLEHPDAGEVVWRDDLGVTCRRWNWRQGRRTGLSDATESAFFIFDALDPMTDDAVHTAAGELADAFRQLGPHVRVTGRMVAAS; translated from the coding sequence ATGCCTGAAAAGCCGAGCAGTGCTGAACAGTTCCTCGTCGACGCTCAGGTCGATGAGGCTGTATTTCAGTTGTGCCCGACCTATCGGACCATGCTGATCGTGGCGGAGGGGCTCACGCCTGCGCCGAGCAACGAGGTCAGTGACGAATTGGTCGACGCCGCCGAGGCCCACGCCAAGAAATTGCTTGCCGAGAGGCCCGTAGAGGAAATCGCGCATGTTGCCGCGTGGAGGGATGCCTACCGCGCCTTCGGGGCGAAACCGCAGCGCACCCGGAACAGCCTCGAGTCCCTGCTGCGTCGCGCGGAGACCGGGCTGCCGCGGGTGAACGCGCTCACCGACATCTATAACGCCATTTCGGTGCTGCACCAGGTGCCGTTGGGTGGCGAAGACCTCGCCTACTACCAGGGCCCTGCCCGGCTGGTACGGGCGGCAGGCAATGAGGACTTCGATGTTGTGGCGAACGGCGTGGAGATGCTTGAACACCCGGATGCCGGCGAGGTGGTGTGGCGGGACGACCTCGGCGTAACGTGCCGCCGGTGGAACTGGCGGCAGGGTCGCCGCACCGGTCTGTCGGACGCCACTGAGTCAGCATTCTTCATCTTCGACGCACTCGATCCGATGACCGACGACGCGGTGCACACAGCGGCCGGCGAACTTGCCGATGCGTTCAGGCAGCTCGGTCCTCACGTGAGAGTGACAGGACGGATGGTCGCCGCATCATGA
- a CDS encoding EamA family transporter, with protein MNLEGTKTPLPPWAMAVTAMLMIQLSSALSVGLIEEVGAAGTAWLRLCMGALIFLLLARPPIRFIRRRDLPALLGLGAATGLMSVAFLAAIDRIPLGTAVAIEFLGPLTVAAIRSHSRRMLAWPGLALAGVILLTEPWHGEVDLAGIGFAVLAGTGWGVYILLTQRVGDRFSGISALSLTIPIAAAMAAFVGVPQVVGHLDWRVLLIAAGLALLAPVLPFGLEMLALRRMTHTAFGTLMALEPAFGVVLGLIVLHQIPSLVQVAGIMLVVLAGAGAQRGGTRTGENGNPTLVLKEQP; from the coding sequence ATGAACCTGGAGGGTACAAAGACTCCGCTGCCCCCGTGGGCCATGGCCGTGACGGCGATGCTCATGATTCAGTTGAGTTCGGCGCTGTCGGTTGGGCTTATCGAGGAGGTAGGAGCGGCAGGCACAGCATGGCTGCGACTGTGCATGGGTGCGCTGATCTTCCTGCTCCTCGCCCGGCCGCCAATTCGGTTCATCCGCCGCCGCGACCTACCGGCGCTGCTCGGTCTCGGCGCAGCGACCGGCCTCATGTCCGTAGCGTTTCTTGCGGCGATCGATCGTATTCCCTTGGGTACCGCCGTGGCGATCGAGTTCCTTGGCCCGTTAACGGTCGCAGCGATCCGCAGCCACAGCCGGCGCATGCTCGCCTGGCCAGGGCTCGCATTGGCCGGCGTGATCCTGCTGACCGAACCGTGGCACGGCGAGGTCGATCTTGCTGGTATCGGATTCGCCGTACTTGCGGGCACCGGGTGGGGCGTCTACATTCTGCTCACCCAGCGGGTCGGCGACCGCTTTTCCGGTATCAGCGCGCTCTCGCTGACGATTCCAATAGCGGCAGCAATGGCCGCATTCGTCGGGGTGCCGCAGGTCGTCGGGCATCTCGACTGGCGCGTGCTCCTCATCGCGGCCGGGCTCGCACTACTCGCACCCGTGCTCCCGTTCGGTCTGGAGATGCTGGCCCTGCGCCGGATGACCCATACCGCGTTCGGCACACTGATGGCTCTCGAACCGGCCTTCGGTGTTGTGCTCGGACTCATCGTGCTGCATCAGATCCCCTCGCTCGTTCAAGTCGCCGGGATTATGCTCGTTGTCCTCGCCGGGGCTGGCGCGCAACGTGGCGGCACCCGGACCGGCGAAAACGGTAACCCAACTCTCGTTCTGAAGGAGCAACCATGA
- a CDS encoding antibiotic biosynthesis monooxygenase family protein, with protein MKSAMKYSSTFIFEVKDLDDEFHRIDSEIAERARQIPGFLGEEAWHNEETGLHAEVYYWSSMDALKQLVGMDTHGIAKRRHGEWLGEYRVVISEVRSVYGNRALGLEHIPTNLEHTTTKE; from the coding sequence ATGAAGTCAGCGATGAAGTACAGCTCGACGTTCATCTTCGAGGTCAAGGACCTCGATGACGAATTCCACCGCATCGACAGTGAAATTGCGGAACGCGCCCGCCAAATCCCCGGGTTTCTCGGCGAGGAGGCCTGGCATAACGAGGAGACCGGCTTGCATGCCGAGGTCTACTACTGGTCGAGCATGGACGCACTGAAGCAGCTCGTCGGCATGGACACCCACGGCATCGCAAAGCGCCGTCATGGGGAGTGGCTCGGCGAGTACCGGGTTGTGATCTCCGAAGTGCGATCCGTGTACGGAAACCGGGCCCTCGGCCTTGAGCACATCCCGACAAACCTTGAACACACCACGACAAAGGAGTAA
- a CDS encoding dihydrodipicolinate synthase family protein — MFTGLSAFPLTPFTADAIDERAFTGLIERLAGSGADSITALGSTGCYSYLTTEERARVARLTVRHAGRTPVFIGVGALRTSQVLANVRSAEVAGAQGVLLAPMTYQPLTADDVFELFRTVTEQTSLPVIVYDNPRTTHFTFTTELHGRIAALPRIASIKIPGVPSDPEQARGRVQEIRGVIPEHVTVGVSGDALAAAGLNAGCDAWYSVIGGTLPEPALRITRAAQEGRRADAVAESEHLAPLWALFSEFGGSLRVVAAIAEHLDLAPHRSLPLPIQGLNDEQRRRVAEVIRELGLDG, encoded by the coding sequence ATGTTCACCGGACTCAGTGCCTTCCCGCTCACCCCGTTCACGGCCGATGCCATCGATGAGCGGGCATTCACCGGTCTGATCGAGCGGCTCGCGGGTTCGGGTGCGGACTCGATCACCGCGCTCGGGTCCACCGGCTGCTACTCCTACCTCACCACCGAGGAGCGAGCCCGCGTTGCTCGCCTCACCGTACGGCACGCCGGGAGAACGCCCGTGTTCATCGGCGTCGGCGCGCTGCGCACCTCGCAGGTGCTCGCAAACGTCCGCAGCGCCGAGGTTGCCGGAGCCCAAGGGGTGCTGCTCGCCCCGATGACGTATCAGCCGCTCACAGCGGACGACGTGTTCGAGCTGTTCCGCACCGTGACCGAGCAGACGTCGCTGCCGGTGATCGTTTACGACAACCCTCGGACTACGCACTTCACGTTCACGACCGAACTGCACGGTCGGATCGCGGCGCTGCCGAGGATCGCATCGATCAAGATTCCTGGCGTGCCCAGCGACCCAGAACAGGCCCGCGGGCGAGTCCAGGAGATCCGCGGGGTGATTCCGGAGCACGTCACTGTTGGAGTGTCGGGTGACGCGCTCGCGGCAGCTGGACTCAACGCTGGATGCGATGCGTGGTACTCGGTTATCGGCGGAACGCTCCCGGAGCCAGCGCTCAGGATCACCAGAGCGGCCCAGGAAGGGCGTAGGGCCGACGCGGTCGCGGAGTCAGAGCATCTCGCCCCACTGTGGGCACTGTTCAGCGAATTTGGCGGAAGCCTCCGCGTTGTCGCGGCAATCGCTGAGCATCTCGACCTGGCCCCGCACCGATCCCTGCCGCTGCCGATCCAGGGATTGAACGACGAGCAACGACGCCGCGTCGCAGAGGTAATCCGGGAACTCGGCTTAGACGGCTAG
- a CDS encoding YihY/virulence factor BrkB family protein, with amino-acid sequence MSTVRDALASLWSAFTRTAVGRLLLTTVRYVFKYRVSNLAAEAGFFTLLSLPPLVLGLAAVVAWITRSIGAAGQFDLEQNIIDLTQPFLTDEVVNTVVLPTFRDAIVGPGYGVLSLGFLISLWSGSRAVNTYLDTVSIMYGYGGHRSALKQRALSFTLYIAAMLVGAIAVPLVALGPDLIASWLPLPLEFLVALYWPVVTVLSVVMLAVLYHVATPLRRSWWRDLPGAFLALAIWLLASLLMRLILSYSIGGTSIYGPLAAPIVVMLWLYIIALAVLVGAAFNVAVSVEWPRKPE; translated from the coding sequence ATGAGCACAGTGCGCGACGCTCTCGCGTCGCTGTGGTCGGCGTTCACCCGGACCGCGGTGGGAAGGCTTCTGCTGACCACGGTGCGGTACGTCTTCAAGTACCGGGTGTCCAATCTCGCCGCGGAGGCGGGGTTCTTCACCCTGCTCTCGTTGCCGCCACTGGTTCTAGGGCTTGCCGCCGTTGTTGCCTGGATCACCCGGAGCATAGGCGCTGCCGGGCAGTTCGATCTCGAACAGAACATCATCGACCTGACCCAGCCCTTCCTGACCGACGAGGTTGTGAACACGGTTGTGCTGCCGACATTTCGGGACGCCATCGTCGGCCCGGGATACGGCGTGCTGTCCCTCGGGTTTCTGATCTCGCTGTGGTCCGGATCGCGGGCGGTGAATACCTACCTCGACACCGTGTCGATCATGTACGGCTACGGGGGTCACCGGAGCGCGCTGAAGCAGCGGGCGCTGTCATTCACGCTCTATATCGCCGCGATGCTCGTCGGCGCGATCGCGGTGCCACTGGTTGCCCTTGGCCCCGATCTGATTGCTTCCTGGCTGCCACTGCCGCTGGAGTTCCTGGTCGCCCTGTACTGGCCCGTGGTTACGGTGCTGTCGGTTGTCATGCTCGCCGTGCTCTACCACGTGGCGACGCCGTTGCGGCGCTCCTGGTGGCGTGACCTTCCCGGTGCGTTCCTCGCACTTGCCATCTGGCTGCTGGCGAGCCTGCTGATGCGACTGATTCTGTCCTACTCGATCGGTGGGACCTCGATCTACGGGCCGCTCGCCGCGCCGATCGTCGTTATGCTGTGGCTCTACATCATCGCTCTCGCGGTCCTGGTCGGCGCCGCATTCAACGTGGCGGTCAGCGTCGAGTGGCCCCGGAAGCCGGAATGA